In a genomic window of Corynebacterium lizhenjunii:
- a CDS encoding class I SAM-dependent methyltransferase, whose product MEDHLRAIDAEAWPSVATVPQPRFASWRAQRAEAAFAKACAAAELVLEGADADLTVAHDALFHRLAAHGWIGFAESYLAGEWTTPDSAHLVKVLSALIATGYAPNTPDVPRQDVAGGELPPDLVRLYAGDRVSHQGGVYSTGVPTTVRHAIEAHEKRGKTHFVDITTLSEPTAVDREDLADAQVRAAQWLADAAQVGPGTHVLVYPASGVQAAVVSAGRRGVVDLLSADAEALRDVAEYLVFAGATDAVACHIVPQPLPGPKHWRGHYDAIISVEALESFPQADRVRYARMIERLLDGDGTAVIQTTVATESMSPAARGAVRGLQAFIWPGLDYPSTQDVHKLLDKHTGLRAVAQTHTGSHYRESLAQQRSFFAGHLREAAAAGYDPVYRRLWMYQFALREALFASNMLDSVAFSVVHRHRRGRR is encoded by the coding sequence GTGGAAGACCACTTGCGCGCCATTGACGCCGAGGCGTGGCCCAGCGTGGCCACGGTACCGCAGCCGCGATTTGCCTCTTGGCGCGCGCAGCGGGCGGAGGCCGCCTTTGCTAAGGCCTGTGCAGCCGCGGAGTTGGTGCTTGAAGGTGCGGACGCTGATCTGACAGTTGCGCATGACGCGTTGTTTCACCGGCTGGCTGCCCACGGCTGGATTGGTTTTGCTGAGTCTTATCTGGCCGGGGAGTGGACCACGCCGGATTCTGCGCACTTGGTAAAGGTACTAAGCGCGCTGATTGCAACAGGCTATGCACCGAACACTCCGGATGTGCCGCGCCAGGACGTTGCGGGCGGCGAGTTGCCCCCTGATTTGGTGCGCCTTTATGCCGGCGACCGCGTCAGCCACCAAGGCGGGGTGTATTCCACGGGGGTGCCCACTACAGTGCGTCATGCGATTGAGGCTCATGAAAAGCGTGGGAAGACTCATTTTGTGGACATCACGACGCTGAGCGAACCTACTGCCGTGGATCGGGAGGATTTGGCTGATGCCCAGGTCCGTGCCGCGCAATGGCTTGCCGATGCCGCCCAGGTCGGCCCCGGCACCCACGTGCTGGTTTATCCTGCATCCGGCGTCCAGGCTGCCGTGGTGTCTGCGGGCAGGCGGGGGGTGGTGGACTTGCTTAGCGCCGATGCCGAGGCTTTGCGTGATGTGGCCGAGTACTTGGTTTTTGCCGGAGCTACCGATGCCGTGGCCTGCCACATTGTGCCGCAGCCCCTGCCTGGCCCGAAGCATTGGCGCGGGCACTATGACGCCATTATCAGTGTGGAAGCCCTGGAGTCCTTCCCGCAGGCGGACCGAGTGCGCTACGCGCGGATGATTGAGCGTCTACTAGACGGCGATGGCACCGCAGTCATCCAAACCACGGTGGCGACGGAGTCCATGTCGCCTGCCGCCCGCGGGGCGGTGCGGGGGCTGCAGGCGTTTATTTGGCCAGGACTGGACTATCCCAGCACGCAGGACGTACACAAGTTACTGGACAAGCACACTGGGTTGCGCGCGGTAGCCCAGACGCATACGGGCAGCCATTATCGCGAGTCCCTGGCACAACAGCGTTCCTTTTTCGCTGGCCACCTGCGCGAGGCTGCCGCAGCTGGGTATGACCCGGTTTACCGGCGGCTGTGGATGTACCAATTCGCGTTGCGCGAGGCGCTCTTCGCCTCAAACATGCTGGACTCCGTGGCCTTTAGCGTCGTCCACCGTCACCGCCGCGGGCGCCGCTAG
- a CDS encoding FAD-binding and (Fe-S)-binding domain-containing protein, producing MKKLLTPNPAHIGRPAGATAQPDAVPASFASGSPQGLIADMEAIVGVDNVHGRVSDLIRFSADAGPYRTIPQIVVSPRNAADVAALMRYCANHDRHMTFRSAGTSLNGQAMSDDILVDMKTNFTGMEVRDGGAALWSRPGVVLGDAQAVLGRHGFMLGPDPGSTSVCTIGGVLADNAGGMRCSLERDSYHCIEDMIFVLPSGTVVNTESGDAAFAAQEPQLHADLLAFRDKLRANTELVEFLRKKFSIRNTNGLRLDAFLDEDEPVHILKRLLIGSEGIFGAIIEATMRTVALPKVKATVWVELPNLRDAASYVHPIMETGALACELLVADVMRRSAQHYDHAPETWREIDDAAAALLVEVGAADEARLQEAMDSLQAVLADAPLLRPLQFETSEEGMRGAWLLRNGLYGLLGSARPQGTAYITEDVCFPPDQIGQAAADLLELQAKYNYPEAVMGHAAFGNLHFFMNPRFDVPEERQAYAEFLDELAELVIDKYQGSMKAEHGTGVNMAPYLKHEWGEEAWELMWELKGLIDPHAVLAPNVKLSRDPEIHLKGFKSFPKIEAEINPCIECGFCEPVCPSRHATVTPRQRIVLRREMARQPEGSAVLEQLHKEYQYDAVDMCAADGTCSIPCPISIDTGAVMKQLRARAVSPAADKVALSTAQRWDLVEKLARAGIISANKVGTKPVRLGADAARGIVSPDLVPTVPGPLPQAASRLPRTERAGAGAVYFPACINRIFGRPAGTAPDSVDLPRAIVELGRRSGQPVWIPDDVAGDCCGTPWSSKGYQDGFEYQARKIVRDLYQWSEGGALPIIVDAASCTHGLLDNVPQVLDGSDKDKWEQLRILDVVEWLRDEVIDYLPIVQDLGSIAVHPTCSTQHLGISEALVALANACGNAIVPEGAHCCGTAGDRGLLHPELVESATREERAGLSAQHFDYYVSDNRTCEMGLEMTAGHAYESIAVLLERASRPLVTP from the coding sequence ATGAAAAAGCTCCTCACCCCCAACCCCGCCCACATTGGCCGGCCCGCTGGCGCAACTGCGCAGCCAGACGCGGTGCCGGCCTCTTTTGCATCCGGTTCCCCGCAAGGCCTCATTGCGGATATGGAGGCCATTGTTGGTGTCGATAACGTCCACGGCCGCGTCTCAGACTTGATTCGCTTTTCTGCCGATGCCGGCCCCTACCGCACCATTCCCCAAATTGTGGTCTCCCCGCGCAATGCCGCCGATGTTGCAGCGCTCATGCGCTACTGCGCCAACCACGACCGGCACATGACGTTTCGCTCCGCGGGCACCTCGCTCAACGGCCAAGCCATGAGCGACGACATCCTGGTGGACATGAAGACCAATTTCACCGGCATGGAGGTTCGCGACGGCGGTGCTGCCTTGTGGTCGCGCCCCGGCGTGGTGCTTGGTGATGCCCAAGCGGTGCTCGGCCGCCACGGCTTCATGCTGGGCCCGGATCCGGGGTCGACGTCGGTATGCACCATCGGTGGTGTGCTTGCGGATAACGCTGGGGGCATGCGTTGCTCCCTGGAGCGCGATAGCTATCACTGCATAGAGGACATGATCTTCGTGCTGCCTTCGGGCACCGTGGTCAATACCGAAAGTGGCGATGCCGCCTTCGCCGCCCAGGAGCCCCAACTCCACGCGGATCTGCTCGCTTTCCGGGACAAGCTGCGGGCAAACACCGAGCTTGTGGAGTTTTTACGCAAGAAGTTCTCCATCCGCAACACCAATGGTCTGCGCCTGGATGCCTTCCTGGATGAGGACGAGCCGGTCCACATCCTCAAGCGTTTGCTCATTGGCTCGGAGGGCATCTTCGGCGCCATTATTGAAGCCACCATGCGCACCGTTGCACTGCCTAAGGTCAAGGCCACGGTCTGGGTGGAGTTGCCCAACCTGCGCGATGCCGCCAGTTACGTCCACCCCATCATGGAAACCGGCGCGTTGGCCTGTGAGTTGCTGGTGGCCGACGTCATGCGCCGCAGTGCCCAGCACTACGACCACGCACCGGAGACCTGGCGCGAGATTGACGATGCCGCCGCTGCCCTCCTGGTGGAAGTCGGTGCCGCAGACGAAGCAAGGCTCCAGGAGGCCATGGATAGCCTGCAGGCTGTGCTTGCCGATGCCCCCTTACTGCGGCCTCTCCAGTTTGAAACCAGCGAGGAGGGCATGCGGGGTGCCTGGCTGCTGCGCAATGGACTCTACGGGCTTTTGGGTTCCGCGCGTCCGCAGGGAACGGCTTATATTACTGAAGACGTGTGCTTCCCGCCTGATCAGATTGGTCAGGCTGCAGCTGATCTTTTGGAGTTGCAGGCCAAGTACAACTACCCAGAGGCCGTCATGGGGCACGCTGCCTTTGGTAATCTGCATTTCTTCATGAATCCGCGCTTCGACGTGCCGGAAGAACGGCAAGCATACGCGGAGTTCTTGGATGAGTTGGCAGAGCTGGTCATCGACAAGTACCAGGGCTCGATGAAGGCTGAGCATGGCACCGGTGTGAATATGGCCCCCTACCTCAAGCACGAGTGGGGCGAGGAAGCCTGGGAGCTCATGTGGGAGCTCAAGGGCCTGATTGATCCGCACGCGGTGCTAGCACCGAATGTTAAGCTCAGCCGGGATCCGGAGATCCACCTGAAGGGTTTCAAGTCCTTCCCCAAGATTGAGGCGGAAATCAACCCCTGTATTGAGTGTGGCTTCTGCGAGCCCGTGTGCCCCTCGCGTCACGCTACTGTTACCCCACGCCAGCGTATTGTGCTGCGCCGGGAGATGGCGCGCCAGCCGGAAGGCTCTGCGGTGCTAGAGCAGTTGCACAAGGAGTATCAGTATGACGCGGTGGATATGTGCGCAGCGGATGGTACCTGCTCTATCCCCTGCCCGATCAGCATTGATACCGGTGCGGTGATGAAGCAGCTGCGTGCACGCGCCGTCTCCCCCGCCGCTGACAAGGTGGCCCTGAGCACTGCCCAGCGTTGGGATCTGGTAGAAAAGCTGGCCCGCGCTGGCATCATTTCTGCAAATAAGGTGGGCACGAAGCCGGTGCGTTTGGGCGCCGATGCCGCCCGGGGCATCGTCAGTCCTGATCTGGTGCCTACAGTGCCCGGGCCACTGCCGCAGGCGGCCTCTCGCCTGCCGCGCACCGAACGTGCCGGTGCTGGTGCGGTGTACTTCCCAGCCTGCATCAACCGAATTTTCGGCCGCCCGGCTGGCACTGCTCCGGATTCCGTCGACCTACCGCGCGCCATTGTGGAACTGGGCAGGCGCAGCGGCCAACCCGTATGGATCCCGGACGATGTAGCCGGGGATTGCTGCGGCACCCCGTGGTCTTCTAAAGGCTACCAAGACGGCTTCGAGTACCAGGCCCGCAAGATTGTCCGCGACCTCTACCAATGGTCTGAAGGCGGGGCGTTGCCCATCATTGTCGATGCCGCCAGCTGCACCCATGGCTTGCTCGACAATGTGCCGCAGGTCCTCGACGGTTCCGATAAGGACAAGTGGGAACAGCTGCGCATCCTCGATGTGGTGGAGTGGTTGCGCGATGAGGTCATCGACTACCTGCCGATTGTGCAGGATCTGGGCAGCATCGCCGTGCACCCCACGTGTTCGACCCAGCACTTGGGAATCTCTGAGGCCCTGGTAGCCCTGGCCAACGCTTGCGGTAACGCCATAGTGCCCGAGGGTGCTCACTGCTGTGGTACCGCAGGCGATCGCGGCCTGCTGCACCCGGAGCTGGTGGAGTCCGCCACCCGGGAAGAGCGCGCAGGGTTGAGTGCGCAGCATTTCGACTACTACGTCTCCGATAATCGCACCTGTGAGATGGGCTTGGAGATGACCGCCGGCCACGCCTATGAATCCATCGCGGTCCTGCTCGAGCGCGCCTCCCGCCCGCTAGTTACTCCCTAG
- a CDS encoding bile acid:sodium symporter family protein: MAKNTGAAGARPAAQEGISRLERLSVSGFPIVVLACAIVALIIPDTVAPITSIVPELLMLVMFSMGLTLTLPDLAQVVRRPIPIFIGVVAQFVVMPVSAYFLAKALGLNDALTIGLILLGSVPGGTASNVMAYLAKGDVALSVAMTSVSTLVSPIMTPLLMLWLAGETTEIDGAGMTLSLAKTVLIPVLLGLGVRLVAGKLVDKVLPVLPWIAIFVIGSIVLGVVGKSADKLLAVGLVVFVGVTIQNFLGFAGGFFAAKVTGHSERHARTTAIEVATQNSALASSLALEFFSPEAAIPGVLAAAWCNLTGAMFAAWMRKRPLPEEATA; encoded by the coding sequence GTGGCGAAAAATACCGGCGCAGCCGGCGCAAGACCCGCAGCACAAGAGGGGATAAGCCGCCTAGAAAGGCTATCTGTAAGCGGCTTTCCCATCGTGGTGTTGGCCTGCGCCATCGTGGCTCTGATTATTCCCGATACGGTTGCCCCTATTACCTCGATTGTGCCCGAGTTGCTGATGCTGGTGATGTTCTCCATGGGGCTGACGCTGACCTTGCCGGACTTAGCGCAGGTGGTGCGCCGACCGATCCCGATTTTTATTGGAGTGGTGGCGCAGTTTGTGGTCATGCCAGTTTCGGCATACTTTCTGGCCAAGGCGCTGGGGCTTAACGATGCCCTGACTATCGGGCTCATCCTCTTGGGTTCTGTCCCAGGTGGTACCGCTTCTAATGTGATGGCCTACCTGGCAAAGGGGGACGTGGCGCTATCGGTGGCCATGACTTCGGTATCCACGCTGGTTTCACCGATTATGACGCCCTTGCTCATGTTGTGGCTGGCAGGGGAGACCACCGAGATCGATGGCGCGGGCATGACGCTGTCGCTGGCTAAGACCGTGCTGATCCCCGTGCTGCTGGGCCTAGGCGTGCGTCTGGTAGCTGGCAAGCTGGTGGATAAGGTCTTGCCGGTGTTGCCGTGGATAGCTATTTTTGTTATCGGTTCCATTGTTTTGGGTGTGGTAGGAAAGTCTGCCGATAAGCTATTAGCTGTTGGTCTGGTGGTCTTTGTAGGGGTGACGATACAAAACTTCCTGGGCTTCGCTGGCGGCTTCTTCGCCGCGAAAGTCACTGGCCATTCCGAGCGCCATGCGCGAACTACGGCTATCGAGGTGGCCACGCAGAACTCTGCCTTGGCGTCATCGCTGGCGCTAGAGTTCTTTAGCCCCGAGGCAGCCATCCCGGGCGTGCTAGCCGCCGCGTGGTGCAACCTGACCGGCGCGATGTTTGCCGCTTGGATGCGCAAGCGCCCGTTGCCAGAAGAAGCGACCGCCTAA
- a CDS encoding YceI family protein, whose translation MQKLLDNRKLVVTVLVVGIILATAMALGPLIYSLMVGGGVKTEGVDASRTKAASVELDGQWKVIQGSAQNYSSVGFTFDEVLPGERTTTSGSTTNVTGQATIAGEVLEQASVEVDMTQLTTDKVVRDRNMKSKLFHTEQYPTATFSLTQPTNLSQVPDDGTAGTVPIKGELTIKGQTQPVEADFQVIRDGKHIVISSDIAINRLDFGVETPEMIAATIAEEGQVNVRLTFAQD comes from the coding sequence ATGCAAAAGCTGTTGGACAACCGCAAATTGGTGGTCACGGTGCTGGTCGTAGGCATAATCCTGGCCACCGCAATGGCGTTGGGTCCGCTAATTTACTCGCTCATGGTTGGCGGGGGTGTCAAGACCGAAGGAGTGGATGCTTCCCGCACCAAGGCCGCCAGCGTAGAGCTGGACGGACAGTGGAAAGTTATCCAGGGCAGCGCCCAAAATTATAGCTCTGTGGGCTTTACCTTTGATGAGGTCCTGCCTGGCGAGCGCACCACCACGTCAGGTTCGACCACAAATGTCACCGGCCAGGCCACCATTGCAGGCGAGGTCCTGGAACAGGCCTCTGTGGAAGTGGATATGACTCAGCTGACCACGGACAAAGTGGTCCGGGATCGCAACATGAAGTCTAAGCTATTCCATACCGAACAATATCCAACGGCGACTTTCTCCTTGACGCAGCCCACCAATCTGTCCCAAGTGCCCGATGATGGCACTGCGGGCACTGTGCCCATCAAGGGCGAGCTGACAATCAAGGGTCAGACTCAGCCGGTGGAGGCTGACTTCCAGGTTATCCGGGATGGCAAGCACATTGTGATTAGCTCTGACATAGCCATTAATCGCTTGGACTTTGGGGTGGAGACCCCGGAGATGATTGCGGCGACAATCGCCGAGGAAGGCCAAGTAAACGTCCGGCTGACCTTCGCGCAGGATTAA
- a CDS encoding RNA polymerase-binding protein RbpA yields the protein MADRVLRGSRMGAVSYETDRDHDLAPRQMVKYRTEDGDIFEVPFADDAEIPEDWLCKNGKWGTLMEGEGVEAKPAKPPRTHWDMLLERRSIDELEELLAQRIENLRSRRRTAAALLKEQEDQKK from the coding sequence ATGGCAGATCGCGTACTGCGCGGCAGCCGCATGGGCGCCGTAAGCTACGAAACCGACCGCGACCACGATCTTGCGCCGCGTCAGATGGTGAAATACCGCACCGAGGACGGCGATATCTTCGAGGTCCCCTTTGCTGATGACGCCGAAATCCCCGAGGATTGGCTGTGCAAGAACGGCAAGTGGGGCACCCTCATGGAAGGCGAAGGCGTAGAGGCCAAGCCCGCTAAGCCCCCACGCACCCACTGGGACATGCTCCTGGAGCGCCGCTCTATTGATGAGTTGGAGGAGCTTCTGGCTCAGCGCATTGAGAACCTGCGTTCGCGCCGCCGCACTGCCGCTGCGTTGCTCAAGGAACAAGAAGACCAAAAGAAATAG
- a CDS encoding ABC transporter ATP-binding protein: MASVSFRSVSLTYPGAAAPTVEDFNLEIADGEFLVLVGPSGCGKSTTLRMLAGLEEVSAGSIHIGDKDVTHLQPRERDIAMVFQNYALYPHMSVRDNMGFALKLAGMSKEEINQRVEEAAQTLGLREFLDRKPKALSGGQRQRVAMGRAIVRNPQVFLMDEPLSNLDAKLRVQTRTQIAALQRKLGVTTVYVTHDQTEALTMGDRIAVLKDGYLQQVGTPRELYDRPNNVFVAGFIGSPAMNLGTFSVDEQGVAHNGQARVRLSQETLDALVVEDRAQVVLGVRPEALEIVPEGAPTEWAIPLHLDFVEELGSDSYLYGRVEGGSMGVAGDNRAEGGGEATSGTEPTAGASGGIGSIGGVSDTPMVVRAQPHAVTQTGSVIRVAISPGGLHVFSASTGKRLPS; encoded by the coding sequence ATGGCATCAGTATCCTTTCGCTCCGTATCCCTGACGTACCCCGGGGCGGCCGCGCCTACCGTCGAGGACTTCAACCTGGAGATCGCAGACGGCGAGTTCTTGGTTCTGGTGGGCCCTTCGGGCTGCGGTAAGTCCACCACGCTACGCATGCTAGCTGGGCTGGAGGAGGTCTCGGCCGGTAGCATCCACATCGGCGACAAGGACGTTACCCACCTGCAACCCCGCGAGCGCGACATTGCCATGGTGTTCCAGAACTACGCGCTGTACCCGCACATGAGCGTGCGGGATAACATGGGCTTTGCGCTCAAGTTGGCAGGCATGTCGAAAGAAGAGATTAACCAACGGGTGGAAGAGGCTGCGCAGACCCTGGGGCTTAGGGAGTTTTTAGACCGCAAGCCCAAGGCTCTTTCGGGTGGGCAGCGCCAGCGCGTGGCCATGGGCCGCGCTATAGTGCGCAACCCGCAGGTGTTCCTGATGGACGAGCCACTGTCAAACTTGGACGCCAAACTGCGCGTGCAAACACGCACCCAAATTGCCGCCTTGCAGCGCAAGCTGGGGGTGACCACTGTGTATGTGACTCACGATCAGACAGAGGCGCTGACCATGGGGGACCGCATCGCGGTGTTAAAGGACGGTTACCTGCAACAAGTGGGTACCCCGCGCGAACTCTATGATCGCCCGAATAACGTCTTCGTGGCTGGCTTTATTGGCTCCCCAGCCATGAATCTGGGCACCTTTAGCGTAGACGAACAAGGAGTGGCGCATAACGGTCAGGCGCGAGTGCGGCTAAGCCAGGAAACCTTGGATGCCCTGGTAGTGGAGGATCGCGCCCAAGTGGTTCTTGGTGTGCGTCCTGAGGCGCTAGAAATCGTTCCAGAAGGCGCGCCAACCGAGTGGGCCATTCCGCTTCACCTGGACTTTGTTGAGGAACTGGGATCTGATTCTTACCTGTATGGCCGCGTAGAAGGCGGGAGCATGGGGGTCGCCGGGGATAACCGCGCCGAAGGTGGGGGAGAGGCGACCAGTGGGACGGAGCCGACTGCTGGGGCCAGCGGGGGCATCGGTAGCATAGGCGGCGTGAGTGACACGCCGATGGTGGTGCGGGCCCAACCGCATGCCGTCACGCAGACGGGCAGTGTTATCCGCGTGGCCATTAGCCCTGGTGGCTTGCACGTCTTTTCGGCGAGCACTGGCAAACGCCTGCCGTCTTAG
- a CDS encoding polyprenol monophosphomannose synthase — MTSTAASTLVIIPTYNEIENLPLITGRVRKANPEVHILIVDDNSPDGTGQKADELAAKDEAFHVLHREGKGGLLGAYIAGFEWGLERDYAVLCEMDADGSHAPEQLPKLLAEIDRGADLVIGSRYIPGGETVNWPASREYLSRLGNLYISAALGAGLADMTAGYRAFRRELLEHLDFEDLSRAGYIFQVDVAFRAVKDGFDVREVPITFTERELGESKLDGSFVKDSLLEVTKWGVAHRSEQAQELYKEVSGLVRRTVKDLDVEERAETAINGAKDFGAELSKLVKRQLKQR; from the coding sequence ATGACTTCTACTGCCGCGTCCACACTGGTCATCATCCCTACCTACAATGAGATTGAGAATCTGCCCCTAATCACCGGCCGGGTGCGTAAAGCCAATCCAGAGGTCCATATTCTGATTGTGGATGATAACTCGCCGGACGGTACGGGCCAGAAGGCCGATGAGCTCGCAGCTAAAGATGAGGCCTTCCACGTGCTCCACCGCGAAGGCAAAGGTGGGCTGCTGGGAGCCTACATTGCAGGCTTTGAATGGGGCTTGGAACGTGACTACGCCGTGTTATGTGAGATGGATGCCGATGGCTCGCACGCCCCGGAACAGCTGCCGAAGCTGTTGGCAGAGATTGACCGCGGCGCGGATTTGGTTATTGGTTCGCGCTATATTCCAGGCGGGGAGACCGTCAACTGGCCGGCTAGCCGCGAATACCTCTCGCGTCTGGGCAACCTCTACATTTCCGCAGCCTTGGGGGCCGGGCTTGCGGATATGACCGCAGGATACCGCGCTTTCCGCCGGGAGCTGCTGGAGCACTTGGACTTTGAAGATCTCTCGCGTGCCGGTTACATCTTCCAAGTAGACGTCGCATTCCGCGCAGTTAAGGATGGCTTCGACGTCCGCGAGGTGCCCATCACTTTCACCGAGCGCGAGCTAGGGGAGTCCAAGCTAGACGGCTCTTTTGTTAAAGACTCCTTGCTGGAGGTGACCAAGTGGGGAGTGGCGCACCGCAGCGAACAGGCGCAGGAGCTCTACAAGGAAGTCTCTGGCCTGGTGCGGCGCACAGTCAAGGATCTGGACGTGGAGGAGCGCGCAGAGACGGCTATCAATGGCGCCAAAGATTTTGGCGCTGAGTTGAGCAAGTTGGTCAAGCGCCAGCTGAAGCAGCGCTAA
- the lnt gene encoding apolipoprotein N-acyltransferase — MGWVVLRALLAVMSGGLVYLSYEPHGLWWAGIGGIGMLWLALSWPQGRAPGVGGGAGIAVLHSLALYILLLPWIGELVGTLPYVALAVWLSLYAVVLGWGATWLAGVRWGWAGFGLLYLAVELLRSSVPFGGFSWVRLAWGQINGPLAGLAAWGGPALVTAAAALVGTGLVALLVQRCPAALLAVCVPLAAGAVAGGMPKPADAASIRVAAIQGNVPRLGLDFNAQRRAVLANHVDVTKQAAAAKPELVIWPENSSDVNPFRDGEAMALISSAVQAVQVPVLVGTLTVDEVGERNTMQVFNPGARRASAGEFHHKKYLQPFGETMPMREFFRKFSDMVDLAGDFKPGNGPGVVTMAGHKVGVATCYEVAFDGAFRSSIRSGAQIMTTPTNNATFGFSDQTYQQLAMSRLRAIETDRAVVVAATSGVSALVHPDGSVSQSTGIFEPGYLVEELPLRQSVTPAVKFGAWIQGLLVALGIVLTLAAGQARR; from the coding sequence ATGGGATGGGTGGTGCTGCGCGCGCTGCTCGCCGTCATGTCCGGCGGTTTGGTCTACCTGTCTTATGAACCGCACGGGCTGTGGTGGGCGGGTATCGGGGGCATCGGCATGCTCTGGCTGGCACTGAGCTGGCCGCAGGGCCGGGCCCCTGGGGTCGGTGGGGGCGCCGGCATTGCGGTACTGCACAGCCTGGCGCTGTACATCCTGTTGCTGCCGTGGATTGGGGAGCTGGTGGGCACACTGCCCTATGTGGCGCTTGCCGTGTGGCTGAGCCTATATGCCGTGGTGCTGGGCTGGGGCGCAACCTGGCTCGCGGGCGTGCGCTGGGGCTGGGCAGGCTTTGGGCTGCTGTACCTCGCGGTAGAGCTGCTGCGTTCCTCGGTGCCCTTTGGCGGGTTTAGCTGGGTGCGCCTGGCTTGGGGGCAGATTAATGGGCCGCTGGCGGGTCTGGCTGCCTGGGGCGGTCCTGCCCTGGTCACGGCGGCCGCAGCCCTGGTGGGCACCGGGTTGGTCGCGTTGTTGGTACAGCGCTGCCCCGCCGCACTCCTGGCGGTGTGCGTGCCCCTGGCTGCAGGGGCGGTGGCAGGTGGCATGCCTAAGCCTGCCGATGCCGCCTCAATTCGCGTTGCCGCCATCCAGGGCAACGTCCCCCGGCTGGGCCTGGACTTTAATGCCCAGCGCCGAGCCGTGCTGGCCAACCACGTGGATGTGACCAAGCAGGCCGCCGCTGCGAAGCCGGAGCTGGTGATCTGGCCAGAGAACTCCTCGGACGTCAACCCCTTCCGGGATGGCGAAGCCATGGCGCTAATTTCTAGTGCTGTGCAGGCGGTGCAGGTTCCGGTGCTGGTGGGCACGCTGACGGTAGACGAGGTAGGCGAGCGCAACACCATGCAAGTGTTCAACCCCGGAGCTAGGCGTGCCAGCGCCGGGGAGTTTCACCATAAGAAATACCTCCAGCCCTTTGGGGAGACCATGCCGATGCGGGAGTTTTTCCGGAAGTTTTCAGACATGGTGGACCTGGCTGGGGACTTCAAGCCTGGCAATGGCCCAGGTGTGGTCACCATGGCCGGCCATAAGGTAGGCGTGGCCACGTGCTATGAGGTTGCCTTTGATGGTGCTTTCCGGTCATCAATTCGCTCCGGTGCGCAGATAATGACCACGCCCACCAACAACGCCACCTTTGGTTTTTCTGATCAGACCTACCAGCAGCTGGCCATGAGTCGGCTGCGGGCGATAGAAACTGATCGCGCCGTGGTGGTCGCGGCGACGTCCGGGGTCTCTGCTTTGGTCCACCCGGATGGCAGTGTGTCGCAATCAACCGGGATCTTCGAGCCTGGATATTTGGTAGAGGAGTTGCCGTTGCGCCAGTCCGTGACCCCTGCGGTGAAGTTCGGGGCGTGGATCCAGGGGCTCTTGGTGGCCCTGGGCATTGTTTTGACTCTTGCGGCCGGGCAGGCGCGGCGTTAA
- a CDS encoding FxsA family protein, with translation MPLLYFFFYFVVETVAFWAMVKAIGLGWTLVALFATMIFGMSVAMWEVRRLLAQQASARTRGSTGALAGNVGLTIMGGLLLTVPGFVSSAFGLLLMFPPTRALMRRALGVRLVRGLEDAGVRFYQASPMADAARATSYGSFRAAGGPEVIDAEDIPADAAEDIDEEEITRWSQNVDPDDFGRPER, from the coding sequence ATGCCGTTACTGTATTTCTTCTTCTACTTTGTGGTCGAAACCGTGGCGTTTTGGGCGATGGTCAAGGCCATTGGCCTGGGCTGGACCCTGGTAGCGCTTTTTGCGACCATGATTTTCGGGATGTCGGTGGCAATGTGGGAGGTCCGGCGGTTATTGGCCCAGCAAGCCAGCGCGCGCACGCGGGGCAGCACCGGCGCACTCGCGGGCAATGTGGGCCTGACCATCATGGGCGGGCTGCTGCTGACTGTGCCAGGATTTGTCTCCTCCGCCTTTGGTCTGCTGCTCATGTTCCCGCCCACCCGGGCGTTGATGCGCCGGGCGCTAGGCGTGCGCCTGGTGCGCGGTCTAGAAGACGCCGGGGTGCGTTTCTACCAGGCCTCACCCATGGCCGATGCCGCCCGTGCGACCTCCTATGGTTCCTTCAGGGCCGCTGGTGGGCCGGAGGTCATCGACGCTGAGGACATCCCGGCAGACGCTGCAGAGGACATTGATGAAGAGGAAATCACCCGTTGGAGCCAGAACGTTGACCCAGACGACTTCGGCCGCCCCGAGCGCTAA